In Macrobrachium rosenbergii isolate ZJJX-2024 chromosome 49, ASM4041242v1, whole genome shotgun sequence, the following are encoded in one genomic region:
- the LOC136832343 gene encoding uncharacterized protein yields MQNRGPMNVPLASSPKSRVTQIQVWAPYIHHNTVSPMFTSTLQDPSSAPKDIESLPSCCSSNCLLGTQLHHTTIYHPKSNGMVERFHRTLKVALMSRCNPSTWYSQLPWVLLSLWITPKEGLDLSAAEMVPTAPYRVTDRKQKSFLIEICGTTDWVPIDRLKPAYLPDNITPQI; encoded by the exons ATGCAAAATCGTGGGCCTATGAATGTTCCTCTTGCTAGCTCTCCAAAATCCAGGGTCACACAAATTCAGGTGTGGGCTCCTTACATCCACCACAACACTGTGTCTCCCATGTTCACATCGACATTGCAGGACCCCTCCAGCGCTCCAAAGGACATCG AGTCACTGCCTTCATGTTGCAGCTCAAACTGTCTCCTTGGCACTCAGTTGCATCACACAACCATCTACCATCCCAAGTCCAATGGCATGGTTGAGAGGTTCCACCGCACCTTGAAAGTGGCCCTGATGTCTCGCTGCAACCCCTCAACCTGGTACTCGCAGCTTCCATGGGTCCTCCTCAGCCTTTGGATCACACCCAAAGAGGGACTTGACCTGTCAGCAGCAGAGATGGT CCCCACGGCCCCCTACCGAGTCACTGACCGCAAGCAGAAATCCTTCCTCATTGAAATATGTGGCACGACAGATTGGGTACCCATCGACCGCCTGAAACCAGCGTATTTGCCCGACAACATTACTCCTCAAATCTAG